The DNA region taataaattatcttGTCTGAATTAAAATACCTGACGTTGTATAAGCAATTCTCTAAAAGAGATTGAAGATTGGAATCGAAGTTGGTGGCATAACAAAAAGATAAAACTTAAGAAACAAAATGTCATTAAAATGTTAATGTTCGCCATAATTTTTTGCCTCTTACAAACTGGACCGATTAGGCGAAGCGATATTTAGACTTTCTTATtccaaaaaagtaataaaaccCACCCCAAAATGAAgctaaaaaagtagaaaatataaaatcaaaacaCTAAAAGAATTATAGTTAGTAATtatgtaaaattatattttcaaaaaaaataattgttaagGATCGACAGACGTTGCTCAACGCATGAATTCCTGAGAGGTATCTCTTCCCACAATGCACTGCGTATTGTAAAACAACCACAGGTTGAATTTTGCCACGAAATAGGAACAATCCAGAATTTAAAGACTCGAAAGCGAATCTGGGGTATTGGCTCCCTCGATTGTTCATGACCTTAAATTGTTGAGCAATAAAAACACCTATTTTCAGATAAACACAGTTTCTGATAAAAGTGCGAagaaatttgagaaaaaaatttccgtaaataagaacaaaacaagGCCGAATTCAAAAGTTGTTTTCTTACTATTAAACACAATATATAAACAAATCATGCTGAAAAAGGAGCAAAATAAGAGCAGCCAGCCTTAAATTTTAccggttcttataaaaaaaggtgtACGTCATGTATATACGTCTTATATACACTCACATAAAATACACGTTATTAATGCTTATACTTACAGATATATATTCCTTATATATGCTTATACATGCTTATATATACTCACATAATATATGCACCGCTTTGCTTTCCAATGCTAAGTATTCTTATGTTTGTGTATGGGCGATACGTTCAGTTTTTGGCTAGGGAAAATTACGATAAAAACACTCTGTGTAAACAAGGCTTTAAATTGTTTCTTgctattacaaaaaaatatgtatataaccatagaaatttatattttgcaaaatatatgCTCTGctctgaaaaaacaaacaaagaaatataACTTCTAAACGAAACAAATTGAAACAAGTGTTAGAGTCTCTCTACACTAAACTCTTTCGTAGATGAGGGAGCTTCTTGGGGGTTTAAATTTGGTGTTTCTGCAAAGATCTACTATGTTTGGGTTGAGGGGAAGATTTCGCAAATTAGCACCTCTCGATTGACAGAAAAAGCAAAAGGGAAGGTACTAATATTGCTTTTTATATGTTCAATTACAAAAAACTATTGAGGAAGGACTAAGACACCCCTTTCCCCCTCCCCCATCCTTTCCTACGGGACTGTTAAATTCaatattaaagcaataaaaTAAGCTGTTTACGTTCGTTTTCGAGAGATATTCCTTTCATTATTGGTCCCTCTGAATAGAACTCTATTTAAAGACGTCGGTACAAAAGTAAACATTTGGATCGATGACGTAATAAACTATAGCCTGGACAGAATCactctgaatttgacgtgacaGAATCACTCTGAGTATGATTTAACAGATAATTATTCTGCATGGTCCACCTTTGaatggaggggggggggggggggggggtgatatGAAAAGGACTTTTAGAACTATAATTTTCATGCATTTTTatctcttaaaaaaaatatgtctccaatttctttaaatattattttatctaaattttattttatcacattaaaaaaagaaagaaaaagaacaagataATAATAGTATACCAAAAAAAATCCACTTTGAACTTTCGTGTAGATGTTTCACTTTCTGGTGTAGCTAGCAAACCAAaaccaaataataaaaatagtggacaaaaaaaattctggtGTAATCATAGCTAAATTGGAAACGtagaattataaaattttatccgAATATacagaatgaaaaaaatatatacattacactttttacaaaattatcaaATTTCTCTTtaactaaaatttaactaaaattcTACAACAATTAAGTTCTTAATatttaaaagattaaaaattgCTACtaccaaaaaaaatgttatggaGAAGCTATATGtatatacaataattattcGCGACCCAATTACCTGAACGCCCTGTTTTCCACCGCCCACGTAAGATGGGAGTAATAAACCACTCACGTATCAAAAAATATTCGACAAAAGTCAAATTTATATAGATGATGTGATTTCAAATCGGTCATCCAAATAATTTTCGATTTTGAGTTTTGGGTTAAAGCGGGAgaagtaaaatttaaaagcaaTTGTAATACTTGACGCTTGTTTTTGACGTTTTTTTTTTGACGTTagttttttgacattttcttttgACGTTTGTTTTTTGTCGTTTGTTTTTGACGTTTGTTTTTTGACGTTTAGTTACTCATGACGACACTACACACTTTTTTACATAAGAATCATACTTTTCAATTTAAGCCTcgtgatcttaaaaaaaaatgatattttaagtCTTTCTGACAATTCGACTTATTTCTTTAGTATTCGTATTCTGTGTGTTGCCAGAAAAGAAGTCGTGCTACAGACAAacgaaattaaattaaattaaggaCGAACTCCCAAAttctgcaaaaataaaaataaaatttataaactatGAGAGGTGATAATATTATCagattgtaaaaaataaaaataatgagcTATTTATAAAATTATGACTTCATCTGTATTATCGCCAAGTATTTTCTATAAACATATCTGTCACATCTAACATTTGTATAAACACATCTCTTTATAAAATTCATGCTAGTGTGAATCACGACACACACGCAAATAACACGTCTATAAAATTTGCATCGTCTAAATCAGATATAAGAACAAAACAGGAATATGGACTGTTCTActgcattctcgtccccagagctctttgataACATTAAGAGGTCTGGTGACGAGGATGGTTTCACTACTCCACCACAGCGTGTTTTCGTAACATCTATTACAACGCCAGTATCTAATTCGTCTTTCCTGACCAAAAAGGGAGCGTACAGAGAACGCATAACAATTGTACTTCTCCGTAGATCACATATGAACACATTCTCAACTACAAAGTTAGCGTGTGACGAAGGGCTCTATGGAAATTGTTTTGTTGTGGAATATAATTTACATGAAGCTCTCCGCTTTTTTCGTTTGTATTCTCATTAGTAAATACGTCGTCATGAATACTACTCTCCTCCGCAGGAGTTTGCGTTTCTTCACCTTCTAGAACAAGAGAAGCTTCGGTGGTGGATTTGGTGTATCGTACAGTTAGACCATTTTGTGAAGAAACACTCTCCATCTTGGCTAAACCGAAAAGAAGGAACGATTTTAAAATGGCATTCTGAGTAAAATTGGTGCAACAATAATAACGAGAATTCTGTGCGCTAAACCATCGGAGAGTCAGTAAAATCTTCCATAACACAAGGCTAATAagcattttgcagaataaggaatacagaatatttattttcagtgcatatttattttcttcttgAGTGTAGAGTTCATTTTACAATCCTTCACGTCATTGTTAAGGTTGATCTCTACTTGTTGAAATACTTCACGTGCAAGAAAAATTTCCAACATGGGCATGCGcatgaaaataagtttacagCATTATCCGAAAATTTTTCATGGATTGGACGGAATtccaaaagtttgaaaaaacttgaaaaaactttttacagCCAATAAAAATGCGAGAAATACATCAGTGTATAAACATTGGAGGAAATTGTGAAAAACAATGCATTCAAGATGGCGGCTGATATGAATTAAATTTTCCTGCCAGGGAAAAATATTTCTCATATAAATTTTCTTGTGCGGTAACTATTTCaaccaacctcgttctcaggccaatttttcgcttttttatatccgagacggcgcgaatcatttcttcgcgccgtcGGATATCAAAAGAGCGAAAATGTagcctgggaacgaagttgtaTTTCAACAAGTCGTGATCAGCCTTAAAAATAGCGCAGTATGATTAACTTTACGTCTGTTGGAAAATTTAAGAAAGCAGATAAAGTTTGTGTTATCGAGACCTAGAGAATCTTTAAGCTCAGTGCCAGCATGTTCCTTCAGTGTAAATGAACCGATGCAAATAAAGCTTCGAAGCAGCAGGAGAAAAAAATAACTCAGAGGATGACAAAGACTCAGTTTCTTTAAGGCCGATAAAGTAGTTTTAGGAGATTTTTTCACGCGCATTTTTTTCTCATACAAAAGGGCAtttcaaaaaattgaatttcACAATATACGGCAGATCAACtgcgaaaaaaaaacatatacaagACAATTTTAGCGAGCAAATAATTTCCAGTAATTCTGCgaagatttattttcgcgaatacgGAAACAATTTTGAATTTCGCGATTATCAATTATTCTTACTTTAGGAATATCAAAAAGTGTGTAGCGAcagtataaacaataaaaaactaaCCTTCTAGCGCAACCGTACTATCCAAATTTAATACACCGGACGAATAGTTTCCTTCCGAACAGAACGTTATAGATCTCAGCTTTGAATTTGTACGTGAGTTTTTATCTGGTCGCAGTAGTATAATATACAGCTTAATACCGAATAGACCAATCAGAAGCGTCGCAGCGTTCATTGTCAAGTTTAGGATAATAAATATCGTCTTGTACTCTGAGCTTGTTCCGTAAAATACCGGCAAAAACGCCAGCCATAACACACACGTGGTATACATAACAAATCCGATAAACCGCGCCTCATTGAAATTGGCGGGAACTTTTCGGGTGCGGAACGCGTAATACGTGGTGAGAAAAACCAAAACGAGGTTGTAGGAGATTGAAACGATAAGGTCGGGCGTCTCCGAATTACATTTTTTCACGCCATAAGTAGGGAACGAATAATCGATCGAAAAAATGGGCGGGTGTTCGATTAAACCAATTGCGCCGATTAAAATCTGCGGCATTAACAAAAACGTTGCAAGCAGTAATTGCCAGTTGGGtgtcaaaaacaataaattcTGTCGCCCTGAGAAAATCCTCGCAATTCGATTGGTTTTGATTAGCAACGCGCTATAGCAAACACACAACATTAAGCCGACACTGAATCGAGCAATCCCGCATATAGTCCTGCGCGGATCGGCCAACAACAAGAACGGGATACAAAACAGCATTAGTATGCCGAACAATAACACGTAACTCAGCTCCCGACCAGAACCTTTCACCAGCGGTGTATCGTTGTGCGAGATAAACGTCTTGATTGTAAATAACGTAGCAGCAACACCACACGTAGCTATAATGCAAAGAACGACTTTCCACGACAAACTAATGTGAATAACCTTCAGATCGTAACAACCGGTGTACGATGCGTTCGGTTTTTTACCACGGCCACACGGCATGCAGTTGGTTTTTGACTCGATGTAATCGTTGGGCTTACATCTTTCACAAGCCCAGCAGCAATTTTTAAACGGTACTCTCCGTTCTTCCGATTTGCATTCTGGTTTACACGAGCTATCACCAACGTAAAACCGATTCCTATCCACTCGCGAGATAGCACGAAGACCTTCCCAGTCCCATGTGCCAATTAGTCTCAGTTTACCTTCTTCGTCAAACTGGTTTATATCATAAGATCCCCAGACAATCGAGTCATTAAATTGCACACGACCAGACGAACCTTGGaagtcaactttttttaaataattcttaaaaaatttatcatCCTTTCGATTTACAAATTTCGTTAGCTCGTCCACGCTGCCATTATAATCCTGCAATGCATTATGGATAGCGTGCGCGAACGAATACACAGCGTCTATAGTGTACGCTACTTTGTCGTCTCTAGGACAAACTACACCAGCAGTGAGGCTGTGTTCGCAGAGAGAACAATTCGCTTCGCTACCATTACAACGCTCCATCCAGAAATCTTCAAACCAAGGATTTTCTGTAGCATTGACGTTACTCGGATTCAATTTGCTGTACCAGTTCTCGTTAAAATCTTTCAAATCGGTCACGTTATAATGGAGAGAGAAAATAATGGATTTGTTCGATTTTGGTCCCAGCACAAAAGTATCACCTCCGATAAATCTAAAATCACTAAACGCCGGATCACTATCTGCAGCATTTATGAGCGTTTGAATATCATGCAACTCACAATAGCAGACAATTCCACGAACGATAGCTTTGTTGTTTGATTTAGCACTACGAAATCGATGCAAAAGTTTCCGCATATCAGTCGTATTTGTTGTGGTGGGTATTTTGACTTGATCGGCTATGCACGTTTTTACATTCTCCTTCTCGGTGGCGATTTTGAATGCTTCGTAACCGTATTCTCCGTAACTACCTGTTGAATATAATACAAAAACTGATTTCCACGCAAGCTCGTTGTCAATAAAATCTGCCATAGCATCTGCTTGGAATGAATCAGGGGGTACAGTCCGTAAGAGAAAATCGTATTTGGTCTTGTCACTCAATTCGATGCTAGTAGCAGCGTACGACACCTACAAAGAAAACGTACGACACTTACAAAGAAAACGTACCAAATCTACAAAAAGAACGTACGACACGACACCCACGAAAAAAATGTACGACACCTTCAAGAAGAACGTACAACAACGTACGACAC from Hydractinia symbiolongicarpus strain clone_291-10 chromosome 6, HSymV2.1, whole genome shotgun sequence includes:
- the LOC130647611 gene encoding metabotropic glutamate receptor 3-like codes for the protein MENILIWLFMSLVIFVSAKFYEMDTRGRINGQIMIGSLAMVHDSHGINNVNCNLTKINPHGIQRVEAMRYAVSQINKNNSLLPGLTFGLEVRDTCGSETRALDESLHFIDRVSVCENNTKRDVMFGVVGPSTSLITAEVANLLRLFRIPLVSYAATSIELSDKTKYDFLLRTVPPDSFQADAMADFIDNELAWKSVFVLYSTGSYGEYGYEAFKIATEKENVKTCIADQVKIPTTTNTTDMRKLLHRFRSAKSNNKAIVRGIVCYCELHDIQTLINAADSDPAFSDFRFIGGDTFVLGPKSNKSIIFSLHYNVTDLKDFNENWYSKLNPSNVNATENPWFEDFWMERCNGSEANCSLCEHSLTAGVVCPRDDKVAYTIDAVYSFAHAIHNALQDYNGSVDELTKFVNRKDDKFFKNYLKKVDFQGSSGRVQFNDSIVWGSYDINQFDEEGKLRLIGTWDWEGLRAISRVDRNRFYVGDSSCKPECKSEERRVPFKNCCWACERCKPNDYIESKTNCMPCGRGKKPNASYTGCYDLKVIHISLSWKVVLCIIATCGVAATLFTIKTFISHNDTPLVKGSGRELSYVLLFGILMLFCIPFLLLADPRRTICGIARFSVGLMLCVCYSALLIKTNRIARIFSGRQNLLFLTPNWQLLLATFLLMPQILIGAIGLIEHPPIFSIDYSFPTYGVKKCNSETPDLIVSISYNLVLVFLTTYYAFRTRKVPANFNEARFIGFVMYTTCVLWLAFLPVFYGTSSEYKTIFIILNLTMNAATLLIGLFGIKLYIILLRPDKNSRTNSKLRSITFCSEGNYSSGVLNLDSTVALEAKMESVSSQNGLTVRYTKSTTEASLVLEGEETQTPAEESSIHDDVFTNENTNEKSGELHVNYIPQQNNFHRALRHTLTL